Proteins from a genomic interval of uncultured Desulfuromusa sp.:
- a CDS encoding hybrid sensor histidine kinase/response regulator: MTFTHPNQQEKQKTLLCVDDESIIRDLCAHVLSDYHVLVAQDGLEAEKILKTVEVDIVLSDVMMPNLDGLGLLNRIKEQHPDQAVILMTGYSDQNLILKALKAGADDFINKPINVLQLSTTVEKVFEKQKIRQELADLKHTDQLKNNFLGLISHKLKTPATAISLFIQNIAEGIEGPNDDNFQQMVAMVQTETAHLEQLIQDLLYFSEAILSEETLTLEPVDLGTLADSVSISLQTAALHNGVALETVIDPQLTQKPLMLNSQRINFAIRALLDNAIKFTPVGGSVRLTAKADSKQIKLLIEDDGIGIPLQELAKIFNKFYQIDPEHTGQVRGFGLGLYYAREFVRSMGGEVYIESQPGQGVTATIEFPLPV, translated from the coding sequence ATGACGTTTACACATCCAAACCAACAAGAAAAACAAAAAACGCTTCTTTGTGTCGACGATGAATCAATCATTCGTGATCTATGCGCTCATGTTCTGAGCGACTATCATGTCCTGGTCGCACAAGATGGCCTGGAAGCGGAAAAGATCCTTAAAACAGTCGAAGTTGATATCGTTCTCAGCGATGTTATGATGCCCAATCTGGATGGCCTGGGGTTATTAAACAGGATAAAAGAACAACATCCTGATCAAGCAGTGATTTTGATGACCGGCTATTCAGATCAGAACTTGATCCTCAAGGCTCTTAAAGCGGGCGCGGATGACTTTATCAATAAACCCATCAATGTCCTGCAACTCAGTACAACGGTTGAGAAGGTTTTTGAAAAACAAAAAATTCGTCAGGAATTAGCCGATCTAAAACACACAGATCAGCTTAAAAATAATTTCCTGGGACTCATCTCACATAAATTAAAAACTCCTGCGACTGCCATATCCCTCTTTATTCAAAACATTGCAGAAGGTATCGAAGGCCCCAACGATGACAATTTCCAGCAGATGGTTGCTATGGTTCAGACGGAAACCGCCCATCTGGAACAGCTGATTCAGGACCTCCTGTATTTCAGCGAAGCCATTCTGAGCGAAGAAACGTTAACCCTTGAACCCGTTGATCTAGGAACTCTGGCAGACAGTGTATCGATCTCCTTACAAACAGCAGCGCTTCATAATGGAGTTGCTTTAGAAACCGTTATTGACCCTCAGCTGACGCAAAAACCATTGATGTTGAACTCGCAAAGAATCAACTTTGCTATTCGAGCACTGCTTGACAATGCCATCAAATTCACACCGGTGGGAGGATCAGTCCGTCTGACGGCGAAGGCAGACAGCAAGCAAATAAAATTGTTGATCGAAGATGATGGTATTGGTATCCCGTTGCAGGAACTTGCCAAAATCTTCAATAAATTCTACCAGATTGATCCCGAACATACCGGCCAGGTTCGGGGCTTTGGCCTCGGTCTCTACTACGCTCGTGAGTTCGTCCGCAGCATGGGGGGAGAAGTCTACATTGAAAGCCAACCGGGACAAGGTGTCACGGCAACCATCGAGTTCCCCCTGCCAGTCTAA
- the hslV gene encoding ATP-dependent protease subunit HslV: protein MELSMFKGTTICCVRHNSEVALAGDGQVSLGNTVMKHNARKIRRLYQDQVLAGFAGSTADAFTLFEKFEAKLQEFRGNLARAAVALAKDWRSDKVLRRLEALLIVADKDLSLVISGAGDVIEPDDGVAAIGSGGSFSLAAARAMVAHSSLDAEQIVKEALDIAADICIYTNKKISVEVLK from the coding sequence TTGGAGTTGTCAATGTTCAAAGGAACAACAATCTGTTGTGTTCGCCATAACTCAGAAGTCGCTTTGGCTGGCGACGGTCAGGTCAGTTTAGGCAATACAGTCATGAAACATAATGCTCGAAAAATCAGGCGTTTATATCAAGATCAAGTTTTAGCGGGTTTTGCAGGCAGCACCGCCGATGCGTTTACTCTGTTTGAAAAGTTTGAGGCAAAATTGCAGGAATTTCGTGGAAATCTCGCCCGTGCCGCCGTTGCTCTCGCCAAAGATTGGCGTAGCGACAAGGTCCTGCGACGTCTCGAAGCTTTGCTGATCGTGGCAGACAAAGATCTCAGCCTGGTGATTTCAGGGGCGGGTGATGTCATTGAGCCGGATGACGGCGTTGCCGCGATTGGTTCCGGTGGAAGTTTTTCTCTGGCAGCCGCACGAGCCATGGTCGCCCATTCCAGTCTGGATGCAGAACAAATCGTCAAAGAAGCACTTGATATTGCCGCTGATATTTGCATATACACCAACAAAAAAATTTCCGTTGAGGTTCTTAAGTGA
- the hslU gene encoding ATP-dependent protease ATPase subunit HslU, with protein sequence MNNFTPREIVSELDRYIIGQNDAKRAVAVALRNRWRRQQVPAELRDEIAPKNIIMIGPTGVGKTEIARRLAKLAQAPFIKVEASKFTEVGYVGRDVESMVRDLLELSINMVKEEETQKMQIKAEANAEEKLLDLLLPGESDRSPDKQEQRQHTRDRLRKLLRLGELEERFIELEIEVSSMPAMGVFTPQGNEEMGMNIKEMFGNLFPKSSKRKRVKVSEARVHLIESEAEKLIDMETVTTLARERAEQNGIIFIDEIDKIASREGGHGPEVSREGVQRDILPIVEGSTVSTKHGAIKTDHILFIAAGAFHTAKPSDLIPELQGRFPIRVELDSLSENDFYRILTEPKNALIRQYKELLKTESIQLDFADEAIGEIAKIAKTVNDRTENIGARRLHTILEKLLEELSFTAPELTDNKVNIAAEEVQQRLSEISQDEDLSRYIL encoded by the coding sequence GTGAATAATTTCACCCCAAGAGAAATAGTTTCCGAACTCGATCGTTATATTATCGGCCAGAACGATGCCAAACGTGCCGTTGCCGTTGCTTTGAGAAATCGCTGGCGGCGACAACAGGTTCCGGCTGAATTACGCGATGAGATTGCTCCTAAAAATATCATCATGATCGGACCGACCGGTGTCGGAAAAACTGAAATAGCACGACGTCTGGCTAAACTGGCTCAGGCTCCTTTTATCAAAGTCGAAGCCAGCAAATTTACCGAGGTCGGCTACGTCGGTCGTGACGTTGAAAGTATGGTTCGCGACTTACTGGAGCTCTCCATCAACATGGTCAAGGAAGAAGAAACACAAAAAATGCAGATCAAAGCAGAAGCCAATGCTGAAGAAAAACTGCTGGATCTTCTTCTTCCGGGAGAATCTGACCGATCTCCGGACAAGCAGGAACAACGCCAGCACACACGGGACCGCTTGAGAAAATTATTGCGTCTCGGAGAACTTGAAGAGCGTTTTATTGAGCTGGAAATTGAAGTGAGCAGCATGCCCGCTATGGGAGTTTTCACTCCGCAGGGAAATGAAGAAATGGGGATGAATATCAAAGAGATGTTCGGCAATCTGTTCCCCAAAAGCTCCAAACGCAAACGGGTCAAGGTCAGTGAAGCCCGCGTACATTTAATTGAATCTGAAGCTGAAAAACTAATCGACATGGAAACCGTCACCACTCTGGCTCGTGAGCGCGCTGAGCAAAATGGCATTATCTTTATTGATGAAATTGATAAAATTGCCAGCCGTGAAGGCGGCCATGGTCCTGAGGTGTCACGCGAAGGTGTCCAGCGGGATATTCTGCCGATAGTCGAAGGCAGCACAGTCAGTACGAAACATGGAGCAATAAAAACGGATCACATCCTGTTCATTGCCGCAGGGGCTTTCCATACAGCCAAACCTTCGGATTTAATTCCGGAGTTGCAGGGACGCTTTCCGATTCGGGTTGAACTGGACAGTCTGAGTGAGAATGACTTTTATCGCATCCTCACAGAGCCGAAAAATGCCTTGATCCGCCAGTATAAAGAGTTGTTAAAAACGGAATCCATTCAGCTGGATTTTGCCGATGAAGCGATCGGGGAGATAGCAAAGATTGCCAAAACCGTCAATGATCGCACAGAAAATATTGGCGCCAGGCGTTTACATACAATTCTGGAGAAACTGCTCGAAGAACTTTCTTTTACAGCTCCGGAGCTCACAGACAATAAAGTTAATATAGCGGCTGAAGAAGTACAACAAAGACTGTCTGAAATCAGTCAGGATGAAGATCTTTCACGCTATATTTTATAA
- the argB gene encoding acetylglutamate kinase, whose amino-acid sequence MEKLIEKANILMETLPWIKRFYGKTIVIKYGGNAMVEEQLKEGFARDVIMLKYIGMNPVVVHGGGPQIGKVLEAMQIKSEFIQGMRVTDSETMDVVEMVLGGKVNKEIVTNINLHGGQAVGITGKDGNLLKARKLEMTAVNPDTLTPEIIDIGMVGEVESVDPTIIRSLKESNFIPVIAPIGGGLNGETFNINADLVAGRIAGALKAEKLILLTDIEGVKDKQGKLISTIDIQRVPDLINNGTISGGMIPKVNCCVEAIEAGVAKTHIIDGRMEHACLLEMFTDKGIGTAVARYKK is encoded by the coding sequence ATGGAAAAACTGATTGAAAAAGCCAACATTCTGATGGAAACCCTCCCATGGATTAAACGTTTCTATGGAAAAACCATTGTCATCAAATATGGCGGCAATGCCATGGTTGAAGAACAGCTGAAAGAAGGGTTTGCCCGTGATGTCATTATGCTGAAATATATCGGCATGAATCCCGTCGTAGTTCATGGCGGTGGACCACAAATCGGTAAAGTTCTTGAGGCGATGCAGATCAAAAGTGAATTCATTCAAGGAATGAGGGTCACCGATAGTGAAACCATGGATGTTGTCGAAATGGTTCTTGGCGGCAAAGTCAACAAAGAGATTGTCACCAACATCAACCTGCATGGGGGACAAGCTGTCGGGATCACAGGAAAAGACGGTAATTTGCTTAAGGCAAGAAAACTGGAGATGACTGCTGTGAACCCGGACACCCTGACTCCGGAGATTATCGATATCGGGATGGTTGGTGAAGTTGAGTCAGTCGATCCAACGATTATCAGGAGCCTGAAGGAAAGTAATTTTATTCCTGTCATCGCTCCCATCGGGGGCGGACTCAATGGCGAAACGTTCAACATCAATGCAGATCTTGTTGCCGGCAGAATTGCCGGAGCCCTCAAGGCTGAAAAATTAATCCTGCTGACTGACATCGAAGGGGTGAAAGACAAACAAGGCAAACTTATTTCCACGATCGATATTCAGCGGGTCCCCGATCTGATTAACAACGGAACCATCTCCGGGGGGATGATTCCCAAAGTCAATTGTTGTGTTGAAGCCATTGAAGCTGGTGTCGCCAAAACCCATATCATTGATGGCCGCATGGAGCATGCCTGCTTATTGGAAATGTTTACCGATAAAGGTATTGGTACCGCTGTCGCGAGGTATAAAAAATGA
- a CDS encoding acetylornithine transaminase, with protein MNTSQSWIDRGLAHVAKTYGRYPLVAASGQGCWLTDIDGKKYLDFLAGVAVNSLGHCHPKVVAALQDQAGKLLHCSNYYHIPQQIELAEILCEHSFGDRVFFCNSGAEANEAALKLARKYSADTYGDDRFEIITAQDSFHGRTLATIGATGQDKIQAGFAPMIPGFKYVPFGDIQALTTAISPRTCAIMMEPIQGEGGINVPPEGYLQAVRELCDQHKLLLIFDEIQAGLGRTGKLFAYQHDNVEPDVMTLAKALASGPPIGAMVAREEYAAALSPGSHGSTFGGNPLLTAAGVAAMKVLLEDHILDNCVTMGNYLKSQLEQLQEKYTFIKSIRGRGLILGMELTCEGGDIVKTALERGLLINCTAGKVLRFVPPLIVTREEIDQMIEILDGILKEL; from the coding sequence ATGAACACATCTCAAAGCTGGATTGATAGAGGTCTAGCCCATGTTGCTAAAACCTACGGACGTTATCCTCTGGTTGCTGCAAGTGGCCAGGGTTGTTGGTTAACGGATATTGACGGCAAAAAGTATCTCGATTTTCTTGCTGGAGTTGCTGTCAACAGCCTTGGTCATTGCCATCCCAAAGTCGTTGCCGCGTTACAGGATCAAGCGGGCAAGTTGTTACATTGTTCCAACTACTATCACATCCCGCAACAGATTGAACTGGCAGAAATCCTCTGTGAACATTCATTTGGTGACCGGGTTTTCTTCTGCAATTCAGGAGCTGAGGCCAACGAAGCGGCGTTAAAACTGGCACGTAAATATAGTGCGGATACTTATGGTGATGATCGGTTTGAAATTATTACCGCCCAGGATTCATTCCACGGGCGTACTCTCGCGACAATCGGTGCTACGGGACAAGATAAAATTCAAGCAGGCTTTGCGCCGATGATTCCAGGGTTCAAGTATGTTCCTTTTGGTGATATTCAAGCCCTCACAACAGCAATCAGCCCCAGAACCTGTGCCATCATGATGGAACCGATTCAAGGGGAAGGGGGAATAAATGTCCCGCCCGAAGGATACCTGCAGGCAGTACGGGAACTCTGTGACCAGCACAAACTCCTGCTGATATTTGATGAAATTCAGGCGGGACTCGGTCGAACCGGAAAACTCTTTGCCTATCAGCACGACAATGTTGAACCCGATGTCATGACACTGGCGAAAGCCCTTGCATCAGGGCCTCCTATCGGAGCGATGGTTGCCCGAGAGGAATATGCAGCAGCACTCAGCCCCGGAAGCCACGGATCAACCTTTGGTGGTAACCCCCTGTTAACAGCTGCCGGTGTTGCAGCGATGAAGGTTCTTCTTGAAGATCATATTCTGGATAATTGCGTCACCATGGGCAATTATCTGAAATCACAATTAGAACAGCTACAGGAGAAATATACTTTCATCAAAAGTATCCGTGGCCGCGGTCTTATCCTCGGGATGGAGCTCACCTGTGAAGGCGGTGATATCGTCAAAACAGCCCTTGAAAGGGGGCTCCTGATTAACTGTACAGCAGGCAAAGTTTTGCGCTTTGTACCGCCATTAATCGTCACCCGGGAAGAAATTGATCAGATGATTGAAATTCTGGATGGAATTTTAAAAGAGTTATAA
- the argF gene encoding ornithine carbamoyltransferase → MNKDFLALSDWTLEDLEAIFSLTRELKQKQKEGTPHPLLKGQTLGMIFEKSSTRTRVSFEVGMFQLGGHGLFLHSGTTQMGRGEPIKDTARVMSGYCDGVMARTYSHKALEEFAAHSYVPVINGLSDLYHPCQLVADIFTVTEHKEDYRNLKYCWIGDGNNMANSWINAAALIGFELRIATPKGYEPDREIISLAEKSGAKILLSNDPREAAAGADVLNTDVWASMGQEAEQQERIKAFTGFQINADILKLADPEAVVMHCLPAHRDEEITDEVVEGPQSIIFNEAENRLHAQKAILATLMAR, encoded by the coding sequence ATGAATAAAGATTTTCTTGCCCTTTCTGACTGGACTCTGGAAGATCTGGAAGCCATTTTTTCCCTGACCAGGGAATTGAAACAGAAACAAAAAGAAGGGACACCCCACCCTCTGCTGAAAGGTCAGACCCTGGGTATGATCTTTGAGAAAAGTTCAACCCGGACCCGGGTTTCATTCGAAGTCGGGATGTTTCAACTTGGGGGACATGGTCTTTTTCTCCATTCAGGAACCACACAAATGGGCCGTGGTGAACCCATCAAGGATACCGCACGGGTGATGTCAGGATACTGTGATGGCGTCATGGCACGGACTTACTCCCATAAGGCTCTGGAAGAATTTGCGGCACACAGCTATGTCCCGGTCATCAATGGGCTGAGTGACCTTTACCATCCTTGCCAGCTTGTCGCGGACATCTTCACCGTCACAGAACATAAAGAAGATTACCGCAACTTGAAGTATTGCTGGATCGGAGATGGCAATAATATGGCAAACAGCTGGATCAATGCTGCCGCTCTGATTGGTTTTGAGCTCCGTATTGCAACTCCCAAAGGATATGAACCCGATAGAGAGATTATCTCTCTGGCTGAGAAATCAGGGGCAAAAATTTTATTGAGCAACGATCCACGCGAAGCCGCAGCAGGAGCGGATGTTCTCAACACGGATGTCTGGGCCAGCATGGGACAAGAAGCAGAACAACAAGAACGGATAAAAGCCTTTACCGGTTTCCAGATCAACGCCGATATTCTTAAACTGGCTGATCCGGAAGCTGTGGTGATGCATTGCTTGCCCGCCCATCGCGACGAAGAGATCACTGATGAAGTCGTAGAAGGGCCGCAATCCATTATTTTCAATGAAGCTGAAAATCGCCTGCATGCGCAAAAAGCGATTCTGGCAACCCTGATGGCCCGTTGA
- a CDS encoding RDD family protein, which translates to MQITCPHCGFNKKVDPEQLPAGASQVNCPKCKQSFLLSTTDTEPQEQTIDNDPQPRVHSSQFPVQGEIDALPKAGFWMRLVATMIDAFIVFVLQFLLGSLLALAGGAAAGHQGAVVNIAVLVQLFSFAVSIAYYVIFTGYCGQTPGKMALRIKVIRRDGSSLSYGRAAFREIPAKFISGIIFGIGYLMVAFDEQKQGLHDRMADTYVIKL; encoded by the coding sequence ATGCAGATTACCTGTCCACATTGTGGTTTCAATAAAAAGGTCGATCCGGAACAATTGCCGGCCGGTGCCAGTCAGGTGAATTGTCCGAAATGCAAACAGAGCTTTCTTCTGAGCACGACGGATACGGAACCACAGGAACAAACGATCGACAATGATCCTCAACCTAGGGTCCACAGCTCACAGTTCCCCGTTCAGGGAGAGATTGATGCTTTGCCCAAAGCGGGTTTCTGGATGCGCCTCGTTGCAACAATGATTGATGCATTTATCGTCTTTGTCCTGCAGTTCCTGTTGGGGTCTCTTCTGGCTTTGGCGGGGGGAGCCGCTGCCGGTCACCAAGGAGCGGTTGTCAATATAGCCGTTCTCGTACAGTTGTTCAGTTTCGCAGTCAGCATCGCTTACTATGTTATCTTCACCGGCTACTGTGGACAAACCCCGGGGAAAATGGCCTTAAGGATCAAGGTTATCCGCCGCGACGGATCATCTCTCAGTTATGGTAGAGCCGCTTTTCGGGAAATACCGGCAAAATTTATTTCAGGAATCATCTTTGGAATCGGCTATCTGATGGTCGCTTTTGATGAACAGAAACAAGGACTGCATGACCGTATGGCAGATACATACGTTATTAAACTCTGA
- a CDS encoding argininosuccinate synthase yields MGKKEEVKKVVLAYSGGLDTSIILKWLVEEYQCEVIAFSADLGQGEELDHIPEKAKKTGASACHILDLKEEFTRDFVFPMFRANAIYEGRYFLGTSIARPLISKAQMEIAAKEGADAVSHGATGKGNDQVRFEIAYYHFDPSVKVIAPWREWNLNSRTALEEYAKKHAIPIPTNKKVPWSSDRNLLHISFEGYALENPWAEAPEEMYTLTVAPEDAPDQPEYVEIEFEKGDAVAINGERLSPAALLAKLNQLGGKHGIGRIDLLENRYVGMKSRGVYETPGGTILEEAHRGVESITMDREVMNLRDSLVPRYAAMIYNGYWFAPERIALQALIDETQKTVNGKARIKLYKGHCRVVGRDSATDSLFNVDFATFEADEVYNQADAEGFIKINALRLRIAAMQRAAKK; encoded by the coding sequence ATGGGTAAAAAAGAAGAAGTTAAAAAAGTCGTTCTTGCCTACTCCGGCGGGCTGGACACATCGATTATTCTTAAATGGCTGGTCGAAGAATATCAATGCGAAGTTATCGCTTTTTCTGCTGATCTCGGCCAAGGTGAAGAACTCGACCATATTCCTGAAAAAGCCAAGAAAACCGGGGCGAGTGCATGCCATATCCTTGACTTAAAAGAAGAGTTCACCCGTGATTTCGTTTTTCCGATGTTCCGTGCCAATGCTATTTATGAAGGCCGTTATTTCCTTGGAACATCCATCGCCAGACCTCTGATTTCCAAAGCCCAGATGGAGATTGCCGCCAAAGAAGGAGCTGATGCCGTCTCTCATGGAGCCACAGGAAAAGGCAACGATCAGGTCCGCTTTGAGATTGCATACTACCATTTTGATCCATCCGTCAAAGTTATCGCCCCGTGGCGCGAGTGGAATCTCAACAGTCGTACCGCACTTGAAGAGTATGCAAAAAAACACGCGATTCCTATCCCGACCAATAAAAAGGTTCCCTGGAGTTCAGATCGCAATCTTCTCCATATTTCCTTTGAGGGATATGCACTGGAAAACCCCTGGGCCGAAGCACCGGAAGAAATGTATACTCTCACAGTTGCCCCTGAAGATGCTCCGGACCAACCGGAATACGTTGAAATTGAGTTTGAAAAAGGGGATGCCGTTGCCATTAATGGTGAACGCCTTTCCCCTGCCGCACTTCTGGCCAAACTGAATCAACTCGGTGGCAAACATGGCATTGGTCGAATTGATCTGCTGGAAAACCGGTATGTCGGCATGAAGAGCCGTGGCGTTTATGAAACTCCCGGTGGCACGATTCTCGAGGAAGCGCACCGTGGGGTGGAATCCATCACCATGGACCGTGAAGTGATGAACCTGCGTGATTCACTTGTCCCCCGCTATGCGGCCATGATTTATAATGGTTACTGGTTTGCCCCTGAGCGCATTGCGTTACAGGCACTGATTGACGAAACTCAAAAAACCGTTAACGGTAAAGCACGAATCAAACTTTATAAGGGTCACTGTCGCGTTGTTGGCCGTGATTCAGCAACCGACAGCCTGTTCAATGTCGACTTTGCCACCTTTGAGGCAGATGAGGTTTACAATCAGGCTGACGCTGAAGGATTTATTAAAATCAACGCTCTGCGGTTAAGAATTGCCGCCATGCAGAGGGCTGCCAAAAAATAG
- a CDS encoding NUDIX hydrolase yields MGNSLQKQIKTSVVACIVDDEQRILLTRRNIPPFFGQWVMPGGKIDHGESIENALLREVKEEVGLEVEIDKLVDIYEHLAIGHKKDHYIILYYRARALDFELELNHDELSEAIWFSHHQLPTLNVPPGCRQVLAHLFPELTWSDLEPPGDDADSEIPNVNSLH; encoded by the coding sequence ATGGGAAATTCTTTGCAGAAACAAATCAAGACGTCAGTGGTCGCCTGTATTGTGGATGATGAGCAGAGAATTCTACTGACACGGCGAAACATTCCACCTTTTTTTGGTCAATGGGTCATGCCCGGAGGCAAAATTGATCATGGAGAATCAATAGAAAACGCACTTCTTCGCGAGGTCAAAGAAGAAGTTGGTCTTGAGGTCGAGATTGACAAGCTTGTTGATATTTACGAACACCTTGCCATCGGTCACAAGAAAGACCATTACATCATCCTTTATTATCGGGCCAGAGCTCTGGATTTTGAACTGGAGCTTAATCATGACGAACTCAGTGAAGCTATCTGGTTTTCACACCACCAGCTCCCGACGCTAAATGTTCCCCCGGGTTGCCGTCAGGTTTTGGCTCATCTTTTTCCCGAACTGACATGGTCGGATCTTGAGCCTCCCGGAGATGATGCCGACAGCGAAATTCCCAATGTTAACTCTCTGCATTGA
- the argH gene encoding argininosuccinate lyase: protein MINKLWGGRFTQPTDKFVEEFTASIGFEQRLGSYDIQGSKAHAEMLGRQGIIAVAEAQQIIAGLDEILADIEAGQLEFSVALEDIHMNIEAQLIERIGAVGGKLHTGRSRNDQIAVDIRLYLRDEIDTILDYLKKLETSLIQQAENNLDVIMPGYTHLQTAQPVLFSHHMLAYREMISRDSSRLRDLRTRFNLMPLGAGALAGTTFPIDREWTAKQLGFDGVTRNSLDSVSDRDFAIEFCSFAGILMMHLSRLSEELILWSSADFNFIELSDAFCTGSSIMPQKKNPDVPELVRGKTGRVYGNLITLLTLMKSLPLAYNKDMQEDKEPLFDTIDTVKGSLKIFADMVVEMRVKGDNMRIAAARGFSTATDVADYCVRKGLPFRQAHEVVGKTVRYCVETGKDIPELSLAEFQDFSDLIEADIYDYVTLEASVNARKATGGTAREAVERELKRLKST from the coding sequence ATGATCAATAAACTCTGGGGCGGCCGTTTCACCCAGCCTACAGATAAATTTGTTGAAGAATTTACGGCATCGATCGGCTTTGAGCAACGCCTGGGAAGCTACGACATTCAAGGCTCCAAAGCTCACGCAGAAATGCTTGGCCGCCAGGGGATTATCGCCGTTGCTGAGGCACAGCAGATTATTGCCGGACTGGATGAAATTCTCGCTGATATCGAAGCAGGACAGCTGGAATTTTCGGTCGCGCTTGAAGACATCCACATGAATATCGAAGCCCAGCTCATTGAAAGAATTGGCGCTGTTGGTGGTAAACTGCATACCGGGCGCAGTCGCAATGATCAGATTGCCGTCGATATCCGTCTCTACCTCAGGGACGAAATAGATACGATTCTGGACTATCTCAAAAAACTGGAGACTTCACTGATTCAGCAAGCGGAAAACAATCTGGATGTCATCATGCCCGGATATACTCACCTGCAAACGGCTCAACCGGTGCTTTTCAGTCATCACATGCTTGCTTACCGCGAAATGATCAGCCGTGACAGCAGTCGCCTCAGGGATCTCAGGACCCGATTCAACCTGATGCCTCTCGGTGCCGGAGCTCTGGCGGGAACGACCTTCCCCATTGATCGCGAATGGACCGCCAAACAGCTTGGCTTTGATGGCGTCACCAGAAACAGCCTTGACAGTGTTTCAGACCGTGATTTTGCCATTGAATTCTGCAGCTTTGCCGGAATTCTGATGATGCATCTCTCTCGTCTTTCAGAAGAATTGATCCTCTGGTCCAGTGCTGATTTCAATTTCATCGAACTCTCAGATGCCTTCTGCACCGGAAGTTCCATCATGCCGCAGAAGAAAAACCCGGATGTCCCTGAACTGGTTCGCGGAAAAACCGGGCGGGTTTACGGCAACTTGATAACACTACTCACGTTGATGAAATCATTGCCGTTGGCCTATAACAAGGATATGCAGGAAGATAAAGAGCCTCTTTTTGATACGATTGATACCGTTAAAGGGAGTCTGAAAATTTTTGCTGACATGGTTGTGGAAATGCGGGTTAAAGGAGATAATATGCGGATTGCCGCAGCTCGAGGTTTCTCCACGGCAACGGATGTTGCTGATTACTGTGTCCGCAAGGGGTTACCTTTTCGGCAAGCTCATGAAGTTGTGGGCAAAACTGTCCGTTACTGCGTTGAAACAGGAAAAGATATTCCTGAATTGAGTCTGGCTGAATTTCAAGATTTTTCGGATCTGATCGAAGCGGATATTTACGATTATGTCACCCTTGAAGCCTCAGTCAATGCCCGCAAAGCAACCGGAGGCACTGCTCGAGAGGCTGTTGAACGTGAACTGAAACGGCTCAAATCAACTTAA
- the dapA gene encoding 4-hydroxy-tetrahydrodipicolinate synthase produces the protein MFQGSMVAIITPFDAQGNFDEENYRQLIEFQIENGTDVIVPCGTTGESATLNYAEHDQVIKACIEQVNKRVPILAGTGSNATAEAIAISQHAKEMGADGVLLVAPYYNKPSQEGLYQNFKAIAENVALPQVLYNVPGRTGVNMVADTTVRLAQISNIVAIKEASGDVTQASEIIARAGDKIDVFSGDDFLTLPLMACGAKGVISVTANIMPKEVKSMVLAIQENRWDDARKLHLQLLDVHQSMFLEANPVPVKTASALMGKCRVDVRLPMVAMQENTLKQLQTVLKKHGLI, from the coding sequence ATGTTTCAAGGATCTATGGTTGCCATTATTACCCCTTTCGATGCCCAGGGCAATTTTGATGAGGAAAACTATCGTCAACTGATTGAATTTCAGATTGAAAACGGTACCGACGTCATTGTCCCCTGTGGCACAACCGGTGAATCAGCAACTCTCAATTATGCTGAACACGATCAGGTTATTAAAGCTTGTATCGAGCAAGTCAACAAACGGGTTCCAATCCTTGCAGGCACGGGTTCCAATGCAACAGCTGAAGCCATAGCCATTTCCCAGCATGCCAAAGAAATGGGAGCAGATGGAGTTCTTCTGGTTGCCCCCTATTACAATAAGCCTTCACAGGAAGGTCTCTATCAAAACTTCAAAGCCATCGCTGAAAACGTTGCGCTACCACAGGTTTTATACAATGTTCCGGGAAGAACCGGAGTGAACATGGTTGCCGATACAACAGTACGGCTTGCCCAGATCAGTAATATTGTAGCGATTAAAGAAGCCTCAGGCGACGTGACTCAAGCGAGTGAGATTATTGCCCGCGCCGGGGACAAAATTGATGTTTTCTCCGGGGATGATTTTCTCACCTTGCCTTTGATGGCATGTGGCGCCAAAGGGGTCATTTCAGTGACGGCGAACATCATGCCTAAAGAGGTAAAATCCATGGTTCTGGCGATTCAGGAAAATCGTTGGGATGACGCACGCAAGTTGCATCTGCAATTGCTCGATGTGCACCAGTCCATGTTCCTTGAAGCCAATCCGGTCCCCGTGAAAACAGCTTCAGCCCTGATGGGAAAATGTCGAGTCGATGTCCGGTTACCCATGGTTGCCATGCAAGAGAATACTCTGAAACAATTGCAGACCGTGTTGAAGAAACATGGATTGATATGA